A DNA window from Ctenopharyngodon idella isolate HZGC_01 chromosome 10, HZGC01, whole genome shotgun sequence contains the following coding sequences:
- the LOC127521748 gene encoding P2Y purinoceptor 3, which yields MKTSVSNASMQADVRNHSALHSCSIDESYKYVILPLCYSLTFLLSLVLNSTVLLRSYRCKSGRQWNTSLIYMVNLASTDLMYSFSLPFLVASYVMRDHWVFGDFMCRLVRFLFYFNLYCSIFFLTCISVHRYMGICHPIRTITLESKRAVRGICAAVWVVVFILTCPIVRFAKTGDVLRKIGGGVNEGVDSWSESSSDAGKVEVEVYRNCWDDAIDTEFSEYVPYGIVLHLLGFFFPFIIIAWCYSQVVRTIFQTLHSQPQVQEEGGMCGGAEVVKERTSVSISGSQHAPYLNRRRKSIKTIIAITILFALCFLPFHITRTLFLVLKETKAVECQTMRMVSICYKITRPLASCNSWLNALLYFLTGDKSLACCGRSNAGHNTHLLWPLQILGGQKEAEEQEQGNSHKADEAHESDSKSSGIT from the coding sequence ACTGCACAGCTGTAGCATCGACGAGTCCTACAAGTACGTCATCTTGCCTCTGTGCTACTCCTTGACCTTCTTGCTCAGCCTCGTCCTGAACTCCACCGTCCTTCTGCGGTCCTACCGGTGCAAGAGTGGCCGTCAGTGGAACACTTCGCTGATCTACATGGTCAATCTGGCCTCCACGGATCTGATGTACAGCTTCTCACTGCCGTTCCTCGTGGCTAGCTACGTGATGCGTGACCACTGGGTTTTTGGAGACTTCATGTGCAGGCTGGTGCGTTTCTTGTTTTACTTCAACCTGTACTGCAGCATCTTCTTCCTTACCTGTATATCCGTCCACCGCTACATGGGCATCTGCCATCCGATCAGAACCATCACTCTGGAGAGCAAGCGGGCGGTTAGAGGCATTTGCGCTGCCGTTTGGGTTGTAGTGTTCATACTTACATGCCCCATCGTCCGGTTTGCCAAAACAGGGGATGTTTTGAGGAAAATAGGAGGTGGAGTGAATGAAGGAGTCGATTCTTGGTCGGAAAGTAGCAGTGATGCTGGAAAAGTCGAGGTGGAGGTATACAGGAATTGTTGGGATGACGCAATAGACACAGAGTTTTCCGAATACGTGCCTTATGGAATCGTTCTGCACCTTCTGGgcttcttttttccttttatcaTCATTGCGTGGTGCTATTCGCAGGTGGTGAGGACCATCTTCCAGACGCTACACTCCCAGCCACAGGTGCAGGAGGAAGGGGGAATGTGTGGAGGGGCGGAAGTGGTCAAGGAGAGGACGTCAGTGTCCATCTCGGGCTCTCAACACGCGCCGTACCTCAACAGGCGACGCAAGTCCATCAAAACCATCATCGCCATCACCATCCTATTCGCACTGTGTTTTCTGCCCTTCCACATAACGCGCACGCTCTTCCTCGTCCTCAAAGAAACGAAGGCCGTTGAGTGCCAAACCATGCGGATGGTTTCCATTTGCTACAAGATCACTCGGCCGCTGGCTTCCTGCAATTCTTGGCTCAATGCGCTCCTTTATTTCTTAACAGGAGACAAAAGCTTAGCCTGCTGTGGACGGTCCAACGCCGGTCATAACACCCACCTTCTCTGGCCTTTACAGATTCTTGGAGGACAGAAAGAGGCTGAGGAACAAGAGCAAGGCAATTCACATAAAGCAGATGAAGCTCATGAAAGTGATTCAAAATCGTCAGGAATAACATAG